Proteins from one Acropora muricata isolate sample 2 chromosome 9, ASM3666990v1, whole genome shotgun sequence genomic window:
- the LOC136928533 gene encoding uncharacterized protein: protein MANFRFLLFLKLVVVVEMIQLPREQWPRLGDKVTKDILDSIQAFDLLNEQLHLGFFIKGVAGPPGSQGPKGPMGSPGLTGSQGMPGWQGPSGKTGRQGPTGPPGPKGPPGPLGQKGSTGLGGLPGQAGLPGSPAPLMWHISTSIYTPQYTVQTNVTVVCGGRRALLQCSPGKRVKVTQARWGVDSSVGCANSTYPGTVYLPLKSNTDSSQVTDQIRKRCATQQNCEVEASGTFFGEDALDIPKDARYLRVWHDCIPDVTSLIFPSRRAKRMKTIEVPNLSQPRGISARLLTPLETESAIGAFVRNSNRESKEGLFKDKSNEQNSSTGNESIGKTKRSEDIREKMNFARILDNISAPPILKK from the exons ATGGCGAATTTccggtttcttttgtttttaaagctGGTAGTCGTTGTGGAG ATGATCCAATTACCTAGAGAACAGTGGCCAAGACTTGGGGACAAAGTGACCAAAGATATTCTTGATTCCATACAAGCATTCGATCTCCTCAACGAGCAACTTCACCTCGGGTTTTTTATCAAGGGCGTAGCAGGGCCTCCTGGTTCCCAGGGACCAAAAGGTCCAATGGGAAGTCCCGGTCTCACGGGTTCGCAGGGCATGCCAGGCTGGCAAGGTCCTTCTGGGAAAACGGGTCGGCAGGGACCAACGGGACCTCCTGGGCCTAAGGGTCCTCCTGGGCCACTGGGGCAAAAAGGAAGCACGGGATTAGGAGGTTTACCTGGACAGGCTGGACTTCCCGGTTCTCCAGCACCTCTCATGTGGCACATTTCAACCAGCATCTACACGCCTCAGTATACTGTGCAAACA AACGTGACAGTGGTGTGCGGGGGAAGACGTGCATTGCTTCAATGTAGCCCTGGGAAACGTGTGAAAGTCACGCAAGCCCGCTGGGGGGTTGATAGCTCAGTGGGATGCGCAAACTCGACCTATCCAGGAACAGTCTACCTACCGCTTAAATCGAACACAGACTCGAGCCAGGTAACAGACCAAATAAGGAAGCGCTGCGCAACACAGCAGAATTGTGAAGTGGAGGCAAGCGGGACTTTTTTCGGTGAAGATGCCTTGGATATCCCAAAGGACGCTAGGTACCTCAGAGTTTGGCACGATTGCATCCCTGACGTCACCAGCTTGATCTTCCCATCGCGAAGGGCAAAGAGAATGAAAACGATAGAAGTTCCCAACTTGTCACAGCCGAGAGGCATTTCTGCCAGGCTCCTGACCCCACTGGAAACGGAAAGTGCGATTGGCGCCTTTGTACGCAATTCCAACAGAGAGAGCAAAGAAGGTCTCTTCAAGGACAAAAGCAACGAGCAAAATTCATCCACAGGAAATGAATCGATCGGAAAAACTAAGAGAAGCGAAGACATCAGAGAGAAAATGAACTTTGCAAGGATACTAGACAACATTTCAGCACCACCTATTCTAAAGAAATGA